The Heteronotia binoei isolate CCM8104 ecotype False Entrance Well chromosome 14, APGP_CSIRO_Hbin_v1, whole genome shotgun sequence genome has a window encoding:
- the LOC132582249 gene encoding proline-rich protein 2-like — translation MLEEKLVQPQGSKPAANREQNHGLYMPPLPPRVFQRRHPGPPQGRDAPPAAGPQDEKGAARGEPHREGKATCAGDGGRRARLPRHGEAQAAPPHPARRRRQVSSRRPPRRQPRQGGGPPLRGAAALQAQLGRTRPGRPVLPRPQASPGPRRRERGGRGSEEPRTARGLPPPPKGAFTCRGLWRPVPSQAAGPSRNLPGEALRKPAPAPPRGGEGKGARAALSAHCASDRPPPGSARILPPGGLCSAARVLSGPS, via the coding sequence ATGCTGGAGGAGAAGCTCGTCCAGCCACAAGGCTCCAAGCCCGCCGCAAACAGGGAGCAAAACCACGGGCTCTACATGCCCCCCCTCCCGCCGCGGGTGTTCCAGCGCCGCCACCCAGGCCCGCCGCAGGGCAGAGATGCGCCGCCAGCAGCCGGCCCTCAGGACGAGAAAGGAGCCGCCCGCGGAGAGCCCCACCGGGAGGGGAAAGCCACCTGCGCAGGGGACGGAGGCCGACGGGCCCGGCTTCCTCGTCACGGCGAGGCCCAGGCCGCTCCCCCCCACCCGGCCCGGCGTCGCCGGCAGGTCTCCTCACGCCGCCCGCCGAGGCGGCAACCGCGACAGGGAGGCGGCCCTCCGCTGAGAGGCGCCGCCGCCCTCCAGGCCCAGCTTGGCCGGACTAGGCCAGGCCGCCCCGTCCTCCCTCGGCCGCAGGCCTCACCCGGGCCTCGGCGGAGAGAGCGGGGCGGGAGGGGCTCCGAGGAACCCCGCACAGCtcgcggcctcccccccccccccaagggcgcATTTACCTGCCGGGGCCTCTGGCGACCCGTCCCGAGTCAGGCGGCGGGACCGAGCCGGAATTTGCCCGGAGAGGCGTTACGTAAACCGGCGCCGGCCCcgccgaggggaggggaggggaagggagcgaGGGCCGCCCTCTCCGCCCACTGCGCCAGCGATAGGCCGCCGCCCGGCTCCGCCCGGATCCTTCCGCCCGGAGGCCTCTGTAGCGCCGCCCGGGTCCTTAGTGGCCCTTCGTGa